AGACAAACACATTAATTTCAGAAGTGAGTGTTAAATTTCTGCTAGTCCACGTCAATCCCctgttaaaaaagtaaagttttggTCCTTATTTCAAATCTAGTGAGTTGCCTACTAGACAGCATCGTATGCGCGCAAGGAAGGCTTCTATGATGGCCAAAACTGCTGCCTATGTAGGGAGCTCACTAGGCTTTGAAATACAACCAACGTGTTCACGGTAGCTAGTGTGTTATTGACCCACAAGGTTTTGCATACTGAATAGTGCTGTTTAATGCCCTAGTTTCTAGTACAGACTAGGTGATTTTGGCGTTATAAATACATAACAATTTTCATAAcgtgttgattatttttatatttaatcgTGGCGGGGGCAGTAGAAAAAACGATGTCTGGAAAGAGTTTTCGCGTTAGCGACGGTGACTGGATTTGTCCCGATAAGAAGTAAGAGCCTTTAAattgttatttgttttgtttaaggGACTGCATGGTTTATATATAAACATCTGTATACTACTCAAATAACTTAACATGCGAGAATATGAATGTTGTCTGACAAAAACTCGCGCGCTACTGTTAGCCTAGCCATCTGTTAGCTTTAGCACATGTTTCTAGGCCTACGCACATTTCAAAGTGTTATaaccttttaaataaaaatctgttGTCCAGATCTTTGGCGAAATTATTTCCATCTAGTgaaattttgtaaaataatcAAAAACGTTACGATTATGATTTATAATTCTTTGGTTAAGTGATTACAACCAAATGCTGTGGGCTAACGTTAACTGCTATTGTATTGTCATCATTGGAAATGCATGGCCTTTGGGCaattaatgttatatttttataaagtaAAGTTGTTTTATAAATATTCATTGCTTTACCGTTTTCCactattgcacgataatgatGTAAGTTAAGTTGTCTGACTCTTTTTGTGCATTAATGTCATGCAAATATTAACTTGTAGTTTAAcccatatttttttttagatgtgcAAATGTCAACTTTGCTAGAAGAACGAGTTGTAATAGATGCGGAAGAGGTAAGTGTTTAACAAATGCGTTTATAAATATTAACTCTCATTGCACGACTGGTAACGTTACACCaacattttgtgtttaaatgCTGTATTTTAAGTCATGCTTATAACATAAGGCTAAACTCTGTTTTTTAATTTAACAGAAAAGACAACTGAAGCGAAGATGATGAAAGCAGGGGGAACAGAGATTGGAAAGACCCTGGCTGAGAAAAGCAGGGGTCTCTTTAGTGCAAATGATTGGCAGTGCAAAACGTGGGTTTTATTGTGAAATCTGTCTTGTCTTGTTTATGCTTACTGTATGTATGCTAATGTGCGATCTTAAACAATATTCATGGTTATTAtgagttttttattaaattaaatttaacacATTACAACATTGCAGGAAGTACATTTAGTATCACATTTTAATTTGGATACAATTAGgcatacacatttcacttttgttttatatattCCAGACTTATCTTGTTAAATATTTAGAGGCTCTTAAAGTCTTAACATTATGGACAGTATGGAGCAAAGGTATTAAAATGTACACTATTGCTTGGTTTTGTAGATGTGGCAATGTAAACTGGGCCAGAAGATCAGAATGCAACATGTGTAACACCCCTAAATATGCCAAACTGGAGGAAAGAACGGGATATGATCTGGTTTTGGTTTGAAACTGAATATTAGTGTACAGCTTACTACCTACTAAAGATACTATATACTTATTAATAGAAGTAATATGCATGCACTAATAATGTTTTAGCATTTTAGCAGCATCCTATATTTGCGTGTGTTGTTGCATGTTCAGTTAATTTTGGATGtgaatttaattttcatattttttgtctatttaaaaattatttaaagattaacttttaaattttaaatatgaaacaaATCATGAAAAAATGTTTGTCACTGCTGTAAAGGAAGTTGACATAGTACATTCTTTAGGCATATATAGTTTAAGTGGTATGGTTGTGCGCCATTCCAAAGCATTATTATGTGGTTGCTTGTTTTTTTAACTGCCTTGGCAACATTTAAAAGGGCCAGACATGGTTTTTGGTTCATTAACCAAGGATTCATAACATTTAAGTCAGTTGTAATgtttgaaatatgtttttaacGGGATATGGTGGAGGGTTCAACGAGAGACAGAACTTGGAATACATTGAGCGGGAGGAGTCTGATGGCGAGTACGATGAGGTCAGTGTTTTATGATGTGTTGCCTGCGTGTTaacttagggcgcactcacattatccaaaccaaaccatgccccagcgcgattgttacccctccctactccctgagatgcacgcactcacactgtacttttattgaTCCGAGCCTGGGCGCTTTTGTCattaggatgcgattgttttgaaaaaagcaggaagtaaaacgctctcttaacactggaagccacggtaatgataagtctgtgtgTTTTATTCGGAGTTGTTTGGtgcagacagccctctcacatgccatcatattgcttagttgatctgtcacgtgtgcagctcggacattcaagTAACCCTGCTgtgcgcatcaaaaggtttttacggaggcagatgaaggtgagtggtcgcgcaactgacgtcttcaccttttgaatcgcgctcaggcgcaATTCAAAAGCCCAAATGAACCGCGCTcaagcccacctctgcaacccggccggggcgcgattaaccaatctgCGCCCTGGGCGCGGTACAGAGTGATCACACTtgtcaaacgaaccaggctttggcGGTCAAACGctcccgagcgcggtttggtttggataatgtgagtacACCCTTAAAGATCAGACgtatttatttgtttcagtGAGAAATGAGACAGATTAGCACGATTTTTTATCATTGTTACAGTTTGGacgcattaaaaaaaagtttcgtGGGAAAACCAAAAAGGATACTGATAAGAAAGAGGAACCCACAAAAAAGGTTGCCGTTGCCATTGCCAAAGTtgcagatgatgatgatgaagaggaAGAAGACGACGAAGATGGAGATCTTTCGAAATACAAACTTGATGTAAGATATTTTTCCAGATTTTATATTTCTGCATTAACCAACATGTGGTAAATGCGATCTGTTAAGCAATGCCATCTATGTGCACGATGCCAAGatatcacaaataaaataacagcTCTTTCTTATGTCTCTTAGCACTGTGCTAATGCATAGGTTGTTTTTTACCTGCAATATTAGACTTTCTGCATACAAGTAGAAAAGTATTCTTATACCAGTCTGCATTTAATCCCATCTGCATGCAACTTCTATCTTATCCAATGCACATTAACTTTATCATTTGCAGAATGAAAGCATGGaccgtttttttatatattttataatttgctGTTAACAGAATATTAAGCTTTCTACAT
This genomic interval from Misgurnus anguillicaudatus chromosome 8, ASM2758022v2, whole genome shotgun sequence contains the following:
- the zranb2 gene encoding zinc finger Ran-binding domain-containing protein 2 isoform X1, with protein sequence MSGKSFRVSDGDWICPDKKCANVNFARRTSCNRCGREKTTEAKMMKAGGTEIGKTLAEKSRGLFSANDWQCKTCGNVNWARRSECNMCNTPKYAKLEERTGYGGGFNERQNLEYIEREESDGEYDEFGRIKKKFRGKTKKDTDKKEEPTKKVAVAIAKVADDDDEEEEDDEDGDLSKYKLDDDDDDDDDDDEDGDLSKYDLDVDEEKKEKGSGSSRSSSRSSSSSSQSRSRSRSRSSSSSRSRSRSRSNSRSSSRSGKGSVSPKKKSRSPSSSPERGQKRSRSRSSSGGRKKRRSRSHSSERFGFLWCKQNGVLGTRRPSALYSGLSKTDNSVPRQLLSKLCFVHLYSCLFMSLYIN
- the zranb2 gene encoding zinc finger Ran-binding domain-containing protein 2 isoform X2 is translated as MSGKSFRVSDGDWICPDKKCANVNFARRTSCNRCGREKTTEAKMMKAGGTEIGKTLAEKSRGLFSANDWQCKTCGNVNWARRSECNMCNTPKYAKLEERTGYGGGFNERQNLEYIEREESDGEYDEFGRIKKKFRGKTKKDTDKKEEPTKKVAVAIAKVADDDDEEEEDDEDGDLSKYKLDDDDDDDDDDEDGDLSKYDLDVDEEKKEKGSGSSRSSSRSSSSSSQSRSRSRSRSSSSSRSRSRSRSNSRSSSRSGKGSVSPKKKSRSPSSSPERGQKRSRSRSSSGGRKKRRSRSHSSERFGFLWCKQNGVLGTRRPSALYSGLSKTDNSVPRQLLSKLCFVHLYSCLFMSLYIN
- the zranb2 gene encoding zinc finger Ran-binding domain-containing protein 2 isoform X3, which translates into the protein MSGKSFRVSDGDWICPDKKCANVNFARRTSCNRCGREKTTEAKMMKAGGTEIGKTLAEKSRGLFSANDWQCKTCGNVNWARRSECNMCNTPKYAKLEERTGYGGGFNERQNLEYIEREESDGEYDEFGRIKKKFRGKTKKDTDKKEEPTKKVAVAIAKVADDDDEEEEDDEDGDLSKYKLDDDDDDDDDDDEDGDLSKYDLDVDEEKKEKGSGSSRSSSRSSSSSSQSRSRSRSRSSSSSRSRSRSRSNSRSSSRSGKGSVSPKKKSRSPSSSPERGQKRSRSRSSSGGRKKRRSRSHSSERRRGSSGSSQSGSSSKQK